One Pogoniulus pusillus isolate bPogPus1 chromosome 10, bPogPus1.pri, whole genome shotgun sequence genomic window carries:
- the ADCYAP1 gene encoding pituitary adenylate cyclase-activating polypeptide isoform X1: MCSKALLALLVYGIIMHCSVYCSPAAGLQYPPLRLEDEVYDEDGKTLQDFAYDHEPLGIANPSSVIGEMYTWYYPPEKRHADGIFSKAYRKLLGQLSARKYLHSLMAKRVGGGSGGPGEEVEPLTKRHIDGIFTDSYSRYRKQMAVKKYLAAVLGKRYKQRVKNKGRRVAYL, from the exons ATGTGTAGCAAAGCGCTCCTGGCACTCCTGGTCTATGGCATAATAATGCACTGCAGCGTCTACTGCTCGCCGGCGGCCGGACTTCAGTACCCGCCGCTCAG gctggaagatgaAGTCTACGACGAGGACGGAAAAACCCTACAAGACTTCGCCTACGACCACGAGCCCCTCGGTATAGCTAACCCATCCTCCGTGATCGGCGAGATGTACACCTGGTACTACCCCCCGGAAAAGAG GCACGCCGACGGCATCTTCAGCAAAGCCTACAGGaaactgctggggcagctctccgCCAGGAAATACCTGCACTCTCTGATGGCCAAGCGGGTCGG TGGTGGCAGCGGCGGCCCCGGGGAAGAGGTGGAGCCGCTGACCAAGCGGCACATAGACGGCATCTTCACGGACAGCTACAGCCGCTACCGGAAACAAATGGCTGTCAAGAAGTACTTAGCAGCAGTCCTGGGGAAAAGGTATAAACAAAGGGTTAAAAACAAAGGACGCCGAGTAGCGTATTTGTAG